One genomic window of Acidobacteriota bacterium includes the following:
- a CDS encoding ATP-binding protein, whose protein sequence is MSDSSSPTDPQQPGCNFDSQKLVLKLSVTLCADRKAVDPVVQSVMNVVREMKCAEGREDSIELALAEALSNAVVHGASSDPTKIIECDVACDETHGMLIVVRDPGPGFDVSKIPDPCAGDNIFSNHGRGIYLINQLMDEVRFHKNGTEIHMIKR, encoded by the coding sequence ATGTCCGATTCTTCCTCACCGACCGATCCACAACAGCCGGGCTGTAACTTTGACTCACAAAAGCTGGTCCTGAAGCTCAGTGTGACACTTTGCGCTGACCGCAAGGCCGTCGATCCCGTGGTGCAGAGCGTCATGAACGTGGTCCGGGAAATGAAATGCGCGGAAGGGCGCGAGGACAGCATTGAGCTTGCGTTGGCGGAAGCGCTGTCGAACGCGGTGGTGCATGGCGCGAGTTCCGATCCCACAAAAATTATCGAATGCGATGTAGCCTGCGACGAAACTCACGGGATGTTGATTGTGGTGCGCGATCCCGGTCCCGGTTTCGATGTCAGCAAGATTCCTGATCCCTGTGCGGGCGACAATATCTTTTCCAACCACGGCCGCGGCATCTACCTCATCAACCAGTTGATGGATGAAGTCCGGTTCCACAAAAACGGAACCGAGATTCATATGATCAAAAGGTAG
- the era gene encoding GTPase Era codes for MSFHSGFACILGRPNAGKSTLLNALVGEKIAIISPKPQTTRNRILGIINVPVKKGRDAGQIVLIDTPGVHRPDSSLGRKMMSDVQEALHGCQLILLIVDARRKWSDEDVVVLDLVKKSGTPVFLLLNKIDLLADKRDLLPLITKFQPLHDFKEIIPISALRKKGLDELLQYVLKAMPKGPRYFPEDQVTDQPLRFMVAESIREHVLFQTREEVPHAVSVMVDQYEEGAKLTRIAATIYCDRPSQKAILVGKGGSMLKTIGTHARMDIEKMVGTKVYLELFVKVQPGWRESRQFVEELDWRRQLEQIAGPVRPENMPEVSENWTFKKAKV; via the coding sequence ATGTCCTTCCACTCCGGATTCGCCTGTATTCTCGGACGCCCGAACGCGGGCAAGAGCACGTTGCTGAACGCGTTGGTCGGCGAGAAGATTGCCATCATTTCGCCCAAGCCGCAAACCACGCGCAACCGCATCCTTGGCATCATCAACGTCCCCGTGAAAAAGGGGCGCGATGCCGGACAGATCGTCCTGATCGACACGCCCGGCGTGCACCGTCCCGATTCATCGCTAGGCCGCAAGATGATGTCCGACGTGCAGGAAGCTCTGCATGGATGCCAGCTGATCCTGCTGATCGTCGACGCCAGGCGCAAATGGTCGGACGAGGACGTGGTGGTTCTCGATCTGGTCAAAAAATCCGGCACTCCTGTCTTCCTGCTGCTCAATAAGATCGACTTGCTCGCCGACAAGCGCGACCTGTTGCCACTGATCACAAAGTTCCAGCCACTGCACGATTTCAAGGAAATCATTCCCATCTCCGCGTTGCGAAAAAAAGGGTTGGACGAACTCCTGCAATATGTTCTGAAAGCGATGCCAAAGGGCCCGCGCTACTTTCCCGAGGATCAGGTCACGGACCAGCCCCTGCGTTTCATGGTTGCGGAATCAATTCGCGAACATGTCCTGTTTCAGACGCGCGAAGAAGTTCCGCACGCGGTTTCGGTGATGGTGGATCAATATGAAGAGGGCGCGAAACTCACGCGCATCGCGGCGACGATTTATTGCGATCGGCCAAGCCAGAAGGCGATTCTGGTGGGCAAGGGCGGCTCCATGTTGAAAACGATTGGGACGCACGCCCGCATGGATATCGAGAAAATGGTTGGCACGAAGGTCTACCTCGAACTCTTCGTGAAAGTGCAGCCGGGATGGCGTGAGTCGCGGCAGTTCGTGGAAGAACTGGATTGGCGGCGGCAATTGGAGCAGATCGCCGGGCCGGTACGGCCCGAGAACATGCCCGAAGTGTCCGAAAACTGGACGTTCAAGAAAGCTAAAGTCTAG
- the ybeY gene encoding rRNA maturation RNase YbeY, whose product MVILQKRVVGVTELALDRFVTRARRAAGLRTAVNVMVTTNAELKKLNRSFRGKDQPTDVLSFPAPLDVKPKYAGDIAISAEIATHNARTLGHTAAEEIKILILHGILHLHGYDHERDNGKMARREEKLRRELRLPVGLIERATQPSSRRRHR is encoded by the coding sequence TTGGTCATTCTCCAAAAACGCGTTGTGGGTGTCACCGAGCTGGCGCTCGACCGCTTTGTGACGCGCGCCCGTCGCGCCGCCGGACTGCGCACTGCCGTCAATGTCATGGTCACGACGAACGCGGAACTCAAGAAGCTCAATCGCAGCTTTCGTGGCAAAGATCAGCCCACCGATGTCCTCTCATTCCCTGCGCCGCTCGATGTGAAACCAAAGTACGCAGGTGACATTGCGATCTCCGCGGAAATCGCGACTCACAATGCGCGCACTCTCGGACACACAGCCGCAGAGGAAATCAAGATTCTCATCCTTCACGGGATCCTGCATCTGCATGGATACGATCATGAACGCGACAATGGGAAGATGGCCCGTCGAGAAGAGAAATTGCGCCGTGAATTACGTCTTCCCGTCGGCTTGATTGAAAGAGCGACGCAGCCGTCAAGTCGGCGGAGGCACAGATGA
- a CDS encoding HAMP domain-containing protein translates to MPDPIPNRDERKTSGRLKAVITLAVAAFLLLVVLVSQGSFNLKFISPDSNQQLLFFVALSALIFLLFVFLSVVLARNLLKLCAERRMGVAGSKFRTRLVVVSLLLSILPVIVMFWFSYGLMNRSIDKWFSQPVEEVRADTAAMASLISAYAGQNVTTEAQSIAQTEEVQKGLDSGNFSAVQGELHEHIATLQGGFVIALTNGNIVVSLSMPMSWIEIKDRFPLQAALRGEHPHFQWQQMDYMVGAAKAGTHTIVVAMPLPAKFAETEKQIQESQQRYIELAKQRKLVRRTYIGFLSLLTVLVLFASTWLALFLSKLVNRPVAALAAGTEAISKGQLDYRVDIRATDELAELVQSFNSMAEQLQSSRTMIEASSRDLGAANEALERRRRYIETILESIPTGVISIDASRRVTLVNAALLRMFYSDRPDHTNPSALTGERVGDVLPGDMLDDLEPLLRRADRMGMTASNLELTTPHAKLNVAVTVSALAHGAQRLGYVLVFEDLTDLLRAQKQAAWREVARRVAHEIKNPLTPIALSAERIQRHLGRGGVPDEASQKVILACAETIGNAVATVRELVDEFSVLARFPASHPQPASLNQLVESALTMFNGRLDGIRVHTELSADLPSVMADPEAIKRAIANLVDNAAEAMRDTMVREIRISTALLASHDTVELVVSDTGHGVSPEVKERLFLPYFSTKQRGTGLGLAIVGRIVEDHHGSIRVEENKPMGSRFIVELPIAIESISTPAAS, encoded by the coding sequence GTGCCCGATCCGATTCCAAACCGCGACGAACGCAAGACCTCCGGCCGCCTCAAGGCCGTAATCACACTGGCGGTCGCGGCTTTTCTGCTCTTGGTGGTCCTGGTTTCCCAAGGATCCTTCAACCTGAAATTCATCAGCCCCGACAGCAACCAGCAGCTCCTTTTCTTCGTCGCGCTCTCGGCTCTGATCTTTCTGCTGTTTGTTTTTCTTTCCGTAGTATTGGCGCGCAATCTTCTCAAGCTCTGTGCGGAACGCCGCATGGGCGTGGCAGGATCGAAGTTTCGTACCCGGCTGGTCGTGGTCAGCCTGCTGCTCTCCATCCTTCCAGTGATTGTCATGTTTTGGTTCTCTTACGGATTGATGAACCGTTCGATCGACAAATGGTTTTCCCAGCCGGTCGAAGAGGTACGTGCGGACACGGCCGCAATGGCATCGTTGATTTCAGCCTATGCCGGTCAAAACGTGACCACGGAAGCGCAATCGATCGCACAAACGGAAGAGGTCCAGAAAGGATTGGACAGCGGAAATTTTTCGGCGGTGCAAGGAGAACTCCACGAGCATATAGCGACGTTGCAGGGTGGATTCGTGATCGCCCTCACCAACGGGAACATTGTAGTGAGCCTTTCAATGCCGATGTCGTGGATCGAGATCAAAGACAGGTTCCCGCTGCAAGCAGCTTTGCGCGGAGAGCATCCACACTTCCAGTGGCAACAGATGGATTACATGGTGGGAGCGGCGAAGGCGGGAACACACACGATTGTCGTTGCCATGCCGTTGCCTGCGAAGTTTGCAGAGACCGAAAAACAGATTCAGGAAAGCCAGCAGCGCTACATCGAACTGGCCAAGCAACGCAAACTCGTGCGCCGGACGTACATCGGTTTTCTGTCTCTTCTTACGGTGCTCGTGCTTTTCGCTTCGACCTGGCTGGCACTTTTCTTGTCGAAACTGGTGAACCGGCCCGTGGCTGCGCTCGCGGCAGGGACGGAAGCAATTTCCAAGGGACAACTCGACTATCGCGTCGATATTCGCGCGACCGACGAACTGGCGGAACTGGTGCAGTCGTTCAATAGTATGGCGGAGCAGCTGCAATCCAGCCGCACCATGATTGAAGCGTCCAGCCGCGATCTCGGAGCGGCTAACGAAGCACTCGAACGACGCCGTCGCTACATCGAAACCATCCTGGAGAGTATCCCGACGGGCGTGATTTCGATCGACGCCTCGCGCCGCGTGACGTTGGTGAATGCAGCGCTGTTGCGGATGTTCTATTCCGACCGGCCGGACCATACCAACCCGTCAGCCCTGACTGGCGAGCGCGTGGGAGACGTTTTGCCGGGCGACATGCTCGACGATCTCGAACCACTCCTGCGACGCGCCGACCGCATGGGAATGACGGCTTCCAACCTGGAGCTGACAACTCCGCACGCGAAATTGAATGTGGCAGTTACCGTGTCTGCACTGGCCCATGGCGCGCAACGCCTGGGATACGTGCTTGTGTTTGAGGACCTCACGGACCTGCTGCGCGCGCAGAAACAAGCAGCGTGGAGGGAAGTTGCCCGCCGGGTGGCCCATGAGATCAAGAATCCATTGACTCCAATCGCGCTCTCCGCGGAGCGCATTCAGCGCCATCTCGGACGCGGCGGCGTTCCTGACGAAGCTTCCCAGAAAGTGATTCTCGCGTGCGCGGAAACCATCGGGAACGCGGTCGCCACGGTTCGGGAACTCGTCGATGAATTTTCTGTGCTGGCTCGCTTCCCCGCTTCTCATCCGCAACCCGCCAGTCTGAACCAACTGGTGGAGAGCGCACTCACGATGTTTAATGGAAGATTGGATGGAATTCGTGTGCACACCGAACTGTCTGCGGACTTGCCAAGCGTGATGGCCGATCCGGAAGCGATCAAGAGAGCGATCGCGAACCTGGTCGACAATGCGGCCGAGGCCATGCGGGACACCATGGTTCGCGAAATCAGAATTTCGACCGCGCTTCTCGCCAGCCACGACACGGTGGAACTGGTCGTGTCCGATACTGGCCACGGCGTGTCTCCTGAAGTCAAGGAGCGGCTCTTCCTTCCTTATTTTTCCACCAAGCAGCGCGGCACAGGACTAGGTCTCGCGATTGTTGGCCGGATCGTGGAAGATCATCACGGGTCGATTCGAGTGGAAGAAAACAAACCCATGGGCAGTCGCTTTATAGTGGAGTTGCCAATAGCGATTGAATCGATCAGCACTCCGGCAGCAAGTTAA
- a CDS encoding endo-1,4-beta-xylanase yields the protein MNRILLCIACCSLAIGSASSQTLRESAARAGVLIGTAAQPEQLTEPLYGATLAREFSMLEPENSLKWEVVHPSEDKFDFSQGDRLAAFAAAHQMNVRGHTLVWHQQNPPWLTKGQRTPGQLAKLLEEHIKTVVGHYRGKVFAWDVVNEAFDEGKNEGKLRSTLWYDQPGIGMSDKGTSYIEQCFRWAHAADPDALLFYNEAGGEVMNKKSDAVYAMVKDFRQRGVPIDGVGLQMHIHLHPDVESISANIARLTALGVQVHITELDIALPVDAEGKANPADLQLQADTYRQIASACLAHKGCSAIQTWGFTDKYSWIPWFSKHTQGAALLFDRGYRPKPAYESLRSVLNQKHR from the coding sequence ATGAATCGAATCCTGCTGTGCATTGCATGCTGCTCGTTGGCGATAGGATCGGCGTCATCCCAAACGCTGCGGGAATCTGCCGCGCGCGCAGGCGTCCTGATAGGTACAGCGGCTCAGCCCGAGCAACTGACCGAGCCATTGTATGGAGCAACCCTGGCGCGCGAGTTCAGCATGCTCGAGCCGGAAAACTCTCTAAAGTGGGAAGTGGTGCATCCGAGCGAAGACAAGTTTGATTTCTCGCAGGGCGACCGGCTCGCGGCGTTTGCAGCTGCGCATCAGATGAACGTTCGCGGTCACACTCTGGTTTGGCATCAACAGAATCCTCCATGGCTGACGAAAGGGCAGCGCACTCCGGGCCAACTGGCCAAGCTTCTGGAGGAGCACATCAAGACTGTTGTCGGCCATTACCGCGGCAAGGTGTTTGCCTGGGACGTAGTGAACGAGGCCTTCGATGAGGGCAAGAACGAGGGAAAATTGCGGAGCACGCTCTGGTATGACCAGCCGGGCATCGGCATGTCGGACAAGGGAACCTCCTACATTGAGCAGTGCTTCCGGTGGGCGCATGCGGCGGATCCCGATGCGCTTCTCTTCTATAACGAGGCGGGGGGAGAAGTCATGAACAAGAAATCCGACGCCGTCTATGCGATGGTGAAGGATTTCCGGCAACGGGGCGTGCCGATTGACGGAGTGGGGCTACAGATGCACATTCATCTTCATCCCGATGTCGAGTCCATTTCTGCAAACATCGCGCGCCTCACCGCACTGGGCGTGCAGGTGCACATTACCGAGTTGGACATAGCGCTCCCCGTGGATGCGGAGGGCAAAGCCAATCCTGCCGACCTCCAACTGCAAGCCGACACCTATCGCCAGATTGCCTCAGCCTGTCTGGCGCATAAGGGCTGCAGTGCGATCCAGACCTGGGGATTCACAGACAAATACTCCTGGATCCCGTGGTTCTCGAAGCACACGCAAGGAGCGGCGCTGCTGTTCGATCGTGGGTATCGGCCGAAGCCCGCCTATGAGTCGCTGCGGAGTGTGCTGAACCAAAAGCATCGTTAG
- a CDS encoding HlyC/CorC family transporter — protein MIGAGLALVLLIALLTLVSYVDRVYQEIGKFLSREFQDNIDSFEQVVEPRLGVGRERAALSMAILSQLIMAAIAMIVGFTVFRERAWDVYAVLEATLTLILIIIVFNRLLPFVFFSRTTGRWLSQFALPLRLLIYLILPITLVLGFCQSVAALTREHGDAVPETPAEAVDALIEAGQEEGILQEGDRDLIQSVVEFSGKIVRDAMKARPDMVAVPITTTVEQVIEQLKAKPYSRIPVYETSIHNIKGILHTQDILQVPDSEAHTRTVDTLMRRDVYFVPESKLVSDLMREMQRSNHRMAIVVDEYGGVAGLVTIEDLVEEIVGEIGDEHEKAQVVRESDRSYIVPGNLDVDLLDELFGVRPEGRESATIAGLVSELAGRIPKRGEIVEDDTLKFEVLDSTDRKVERVRITAVEPKQMKLM, from the coding sequence ATGATCGGTGCCGGCCTTGCACTCGTCTTACTGATCGCGCTGCTGACACTCGTCTCGTACGTTGACCGCGTGTACCAGGAAATCGGCAAGTTTCTTTCCCGAGAATTTCAGGACAACATCGATTCCTTCGAGCAGGTGGTCGAGCCGCGCCTGGGAGTCGGCCGCGAGCGCGCTGCGCTTTCGATGGCCATTCTCTCCCAGTTGATCATGGCGGCGATCGCGATGATCGTCGGCTTCACCGTGTTTCGCGAGCGGGCATGGGACGTTTACGCCGTTCTGGAAGCCACGCTCACGCTGATTCTCATCATCATCGTATTCAACCGGCTATTGCCATTCGTATTTTTCTCTCGCACCACTGGACGCTGGCTGTCCCAGTTTGCCCTGCCTCTGCGGCTGCTCATTTATCTGATTCTGCCGATCACGCTGGTGTTGGGATTCTGTCAGTCCGTCGCCGCTTTGACTCGCGAACATGGAGACGCCGTGCCCGAAACGCCTGCCGAAGCTGTCGACGCGCTCATCGAGGCCGGTCAGGAAGAAGGCATTCTTCAGGAAGGCGATCGCGACCTGATTCAATCGGTTGTCGAATTCAGCGGCAAGATCGTTCGCGACGCCATGAAAGCGCGCCCCGACATGGTTGCCGTCCCAATCACGACGACAGTCGAGCAAGTGATCGAACAGCTGAAAGCCAAGCCCTACTCGCGCATTCCCGTCTACGAGACTTCCATCCACAACATCAAAGGCATTCTCCACACGCAGGACATTCTCCAGGTCCCCGACTCCGAAGCCCACACGCGCACGGTCGATACCCTGATGCGGCGGGATGTTTACTTCGTGCCTGAAAGCAAACTGGTCAGCGATCTGATGCGTGAAATGCAGCGCAGTAACCACCGCATGGCAATTGTTGTCGATGAATACGGTGGCGTCGCTGGACTGGTAACGATCGAAGACCTGGTGGAAGAAATCGTCGGAGAAATTGGCGACGAACACGAAAAGGCGCAGGTTGTTCGCGAAAGTGACCGGTCCTATATTGTGCCGGGCAATCTCGATGTCGATTTATTGGACGAACTGTTCGGTGTGCGTCCCGAAGGCCGCGAGTCGGCGACGATCGCGGGCCTGGTCAGCGAACTAGCCGGACGAATTCCAAAACGTGGCGAGATCGTCGAAGACGACACTCTAAAATTCGAAGTGCTCGACTCAACTGACCGCAAAGTCGAACGCGTTCGGATTACCGCCGTCGAGCCGAAGCAGATGAAGTTGATGTGA
- a CDS encoding PhoH family protein — MKKSIEISPNLVTLFGTRDENLHLLEDGLNINIDLRSDHIDLEGAPRDVARAEQLFADYDQLYRGGYQFQNGDLNSMLRVVVGDPNVTLRGLAEAGRQRSTGRRTVQPKSPNQRRYLDAIENHDMVFGVGPAGTGKTYLAVAMAISALLNKQVNRIILARPAVEAGERLGFLPGTLQEKIDPYLRPLYDALFDMMDPERVERYLEKNVIEIAPIAFMRGRTLNDSFVILDEAQNTTSEQMKMFVTRLGFGSKAVITGDVTQIDLPNARRSGLLEAIDILKDVSGLAFVHFDDTDVVRHHLVQRIIRAYDDFKTRQAGPQMSLLDPKPAIPEPKAAANGNNGKPDSGSAISSGPQSVVPRARD; from the coding sequence ATGAAGAAAAGTATTGAGATCAGTCCCAACCTCGTGACCCTGTTCGGCACCCGTGATGAGAATCTGCACCTGCTCGAAGATGGTCTCAACATCAACATCGACCTGCGCTCCGATCATATCGATCTCGAAGGCGCTCCTCGAGATGTAGCGCGTGCCGAGCAGCTCTTCGCCGACTACGACCAGCTGTACCGCGGCGGCTACCAGTTTCAGAACGGCGACTTGAACAGCATGTTGCGCGTGGTGGTCGGAGATCCCAACGTAACTTTGCGCGGACTCGCCGAAGCCGGACGGCAGCGTTCTACCGGGCGCCGCACCGTGCAGCCCAAGAGCCCCAACCAACGCCGCTACCTCGATGCCATCGAAAACCACGACATGGTGTTCGGTGTCGGACCGGCCGGAACAGGGAAGACTTATCTCGCGGTCGCGATGGCGATCTCGGCTCTGCTGAATAAGCAGGTCAATCGCATTATCTTGGCGCGCCCGGCCGTTGAAGCCGGTGAGCGTCTAGGATTCCTGCCGGGAACGCTACAGGAAAAAATCGATCCTTACCTGCGCCCACTCTACGATGCGCTTTTCGACATGATGGATCCCGAACGCGTGGAGCGCTATCTCGAGAAGAACGTAATCGAGATCGCGCCGATCGCCTTCATGCGCGGACGCACGTTGAACGATTCATTCGTCATCCTCGACGAAGCGCAGAACACCACGTCCGAACAAATGAAGATGTTCGTGACTCGTCTGGGATTCGGATCCAAGGCGGTGATCACCGGAGACGTGACGCAGATCGATCTGCCGAACGCGCGCCGCAGCGGACTTCTCGAAGCGATCGATATCCTGAAAGACGTGAGCGGGCTGGCCTTCGTCCATTTCGATGATACCGATGTTGTCCGGCATCACCTGGTGCAACGCATCATTCGCGCCTACGACGATTTCAAAACCAGGCAGGCCGGACCGCAGATGTCGCTGCTGGACCCAAAGCCTGCTATCCCAGAGCCGAAAGCGGCCGCGAACGGCAATAACGGGAAGCCCGACAGTGGATCCGCAATATCGTCTGGACCGCAATCCGTCGTTCCGCGTGCCCGCGATTAG
- a CDS encoding type II secretion system protein GspE yields MSQRLGDLLVKEKVITSEQLEQATKLQKEAHLRLASALVKLGFLSDEDVTNFLSRQYGVPAINLSYFEIDPAVVKLIPYETAKRYQILPLSRVGASLTIAMVDPTNVFAMDDIKFMTG; encoded by the coding sequence ATGTCGCAACGGCTGGGCGACCTGCTCGTCAAAGAAAAGGTCATCACTTCCGAGCAGTTGGAACAAGCGACCAAACTCCAGAAGGAAGCGCATCTCCGTCTGGCGTCGGCGCTCGTCAAGTTGGGATTCCTCTCCGACGAGGACGTCACCAACTTCCTTTCTCGCCAGTACGGCGTGCCCGCCATCAATCTTTCCTATTTCGAAATCGATCCTGCTGTCGTCAAGTTGATCCCGTATGAAACCGCCAAGCGCTACCAGATTCTCCCGCTCAGCCGCGTAGGCGCGTCGCTCACCATCGCGATGGTCGATCCGACCAACGTGTTTGCGATGGACGATATCAAGTTCATGACCGGTTT
- a CDS encoding sigma-54-dependent Fis family transcriptional regulator: protein MAQILIVDDESGIRESLTGILEDEGYQAAASPSGEDCLERLGKSSFDVVLLDIWLPGMDGLEALEKIRALEDPPEVIMISGHGTIETAVRATKLGAYDFAEKPLSLEKTLILVKNAVEARRLRHENRDLKKQLQVKSVIVGDSVPMKALRQQIGLMAPTNGRVLIYGESGTGKELVAHAIHMQSLRKDETFVEINCAAIPEDLIESELFGHRKLSFPGATDDKEGKFQKADRGTLFLDEVGDMSLKTQSKVLRTLEQQRFTPVGSDDDITVDTRVIASTNKDLEEEISRGNFREDLFYRLNVIPFVVPPLRERKEDIPLLARHFMKEFASAYGRRLREITDEAISVLSRYSWPGNVRELRNVIERIVIMNPTTTRFERKHLPPLVYRDGSRRAAGTEGSTLHQARAAYERDYILKKLDENHGNVSRTAEVLGLERSHLYRKMKSLGIAAKE, encoded by the coding sequence ATGGCGCAAATTCTCATTGTGGACGACGAATCCGGGATCCGCGAATCCCTTACGGGCATTCTCGAGGACGAAGGCTACCAGGCCGCTGCAAGTCCGAGTGGAGAGGATTGCCTTGAACGGCTGGGCAAATCCAGCTTCGACGTCGTCCTGCTCGACATATGGCTGCCGGGGATGGATGGACTGGAAGCACTCGAGAAAATTCGCGCGCTTGAAGATCCACCGGAAGTGATCATGATCTCAGGCCATGGCACGATTGAGACGGCGGTTCGCGCGACCAAACTCGGAGCCTACGATTTCGCGGAAAAGCCGCTCTCGCTGGAGAAAACTCTCATCCTGGTAAAGAATGCCGTCGAGGCACGGCGCCTGCGGCATGAGAATCGCGATCTCAAGAAACAGTTGCAGGTAAAAAGCGTAATCGTTGGCGATAGCGTGCCCATGAAAGCGTTGCGCCAACAAATTGGACTGATGGCGCCGACCAACGGACGCGTTCTGATTTACGGCGAGTCTGGCACTGGCAAAGAGTTGGTCGCGCATGCCATCCACATGCAAAGCCTTCGCAAGGACGAAACTTTCGTCGAGATCAACTGCGCAGCCATCCCTGAAGATCTGATCGAGAGCGAATTATTCGGTCATCGCAAGCTTTCTTTTCCGGGAGCAACTGACGACAAAGAAGGTAAATTTCAAAAAGCGGATCGCGGGACACTGTTTCTGGACGAAGTCGGCGACATGAGTTTGAAAACGCAGTCCAAAGTGTTGCGGACACTCGAACAGCAAAGATTTACGCCGGTGGGCAGCGACGATGACATCACGGTCGATACGCGCGTGATTGCGTCGACGAATAAAGATCTGGAAGAAGAAATTTCACGCGGAAACTTTCGCGAAGACCTCTTCTACCGGCTCAACGTGATTCCGTTTGTCGTGCCGCCGCTGCGCGAGCGAAAGGAAGATATCCCTCTCCTCGCGCGACATTTCATGAAGGAATTTGCGTCTGCCTACGGGCGACGCCTGCGCGAAATTACCGATGAAGCCATTTCCGTTCTGAGCCGCTATTCCTGGCCAGGCAATGTGCGTGAACTGCGCAACGTGATCGAGCGAATCGTGATCATGAATCCGACGACCACGCGCTTCGAGCGCAAGCACTTGCCGCCCTTGGTCTATCGCGACGGCAGCCGCCGGGCCGCTGGCACCGAGGGCTCGACACTGCACCAGGCACGCGCCGCTTACGAGCGCGATTACATCCTCAAGAAACTCGACGAGAATCACGGCAACGTAAGCCGCACTGCGGAAGTGCTGGGGCTGGAGCGAAGCCATCTGTACCGGAAGATGAAGAGCCTGGGAATCGCAGCTAAAGAATGA